A region of Nocardioides alkalitolerans DNA encodes the following proteins:
- a CDS encoding DUF1707 domain-containing protein: MTTDPSQLRISDADRHKVAELLQGAAGEGRLETDELEERLEATYAAKIYADLVPIVADIPGEAPTSPGTPVVPYGVSGAPTRPAGPAPVSFEKAARSGVPAVYYPSSVAILGGVERKGVWEIGATHSAFSLMGGVELDLREARFAQREVTIHANALMGGVEITVNAWTHVIVDGVGIMGGFAQDRDRVEAQLDQNSPIVRVKGVALMGGVSVVRKPMPGERKRKRKTLGGR; this comes from the coding sequence ATGACGACCGACCCGTCGCAGCTGCGCATCTCCGACGCCGACCGGCACAAGGTCGCCGAGCTGCTCCAGGGGGCCGCCGGCGAGGGGCGTCTCGAGACCGACGAGCTCGAGGAGCGGCTCGAGGCGACCTACGCGGCGAAGATCTACGCCGACCTCGTGCCGATCGTGGCCGACATCCCCGGCGAGGCGCCGACCTCGCCGGGGACACCGGTGGTGCCCTACGGCGTCTCCGGGGCCCCGACGCGTCCGGCCGGTCCGGCCCCGGTCTCGTTCGAGAAGGCCGCTCGCTCGGGGGTGCCCGCCGTCTACTACCCCTCGAGCGTGGCCATCCTCGGCGGCGTCGAGCGCAAGGGGGTCTGGGAGATCGGCGCCACGCACTCGGCGTTCAGCCTGATGGGCGGGGTCGAGCTCGACCTGCGCGAGGCGCGGTTCGCCCAGCGCGAGGTCACGATCCACGCCAACGCGTTGATGGGCGGCGTGGAGATCACGGTCAACGCCTGGACCCACGTCATCGTCGACGGCGTCGGCATCATGGGCGGGTTCGCGCAGGACCGCGACCGGGTCGAGGCACAGCTCGACCAGAACTCGCCGATCGTGCGGGTCAAGGGCGTCGCGCTCATGGGCGGCGTGTCCGTCGTGCGCAAGCCGATGCCCGGTGAGCGCAAGCGGAAGCGGAAGACGCTCGGCGGTCGCTGA